Proteins found in one Litorihabitans aurantiacus genomic segment:
- a CDS encoding acylphosphatase, which yields MRVNVVVSGRVQGVGFRWSTVSEAERLGLAGWVRNLADGTVEAEVEGPEDAVAAMVAWLHHGPDAAEVAGAQVHDVPPTGRDGFEQL from the coding sequence ATGCGCGTCAACGTCGTGGTGAGCGGTCGGGTGCAGGGTGTCGGTTTCCGGTGGAGCACGGTGAGCGAGGCAGAACGGCTCGGGCTGGCAGGGTGGGTGCGCAACCTCGCCGACGGCACGGTGGAGGCCGAGGTCGAGGGTCCGGAGGACGCCGTCGCGGCGATGGTCGCGTGGCTGCACCACGGGCCCGACGCGGCGGAGGTCGCGGGTGCGCAGGTGCACGACGTTCCGCCGACCGGCCGGGACGGGTTCGAGCAGCTCTGA
- a CDS encoding TetR/AcrR family transcriptional regulator: MDPRIARTRHSLQRALFDLLGTRDLEDVTIADIVEHAGVNRSSFYQHYSDKDTLLADAIDSALAGDGAALPPLMELIETDAIAAIVAYLGHFEGNIDVYARVFGPHGSLVAVARLQQHVQGLAREGIESSRTQVFDGMPIDVAAAGIAGSVVAVVGAWIAMEPRPGLDVAAAWIWRVLLGPGAEQGGADPGCGSA; this comes from the coding sequence GTGGACCCTCGGATCGCCCGCACCCGTCACAGCCTGCAGCGCGCGCTCTTCGACCTGCTCGGCACCCGCGACCTCGAGGACGTGACGATCGCCGACATCGTCGAGCATGCCGGGGTCAACCGCAGCAGCTTCTACCAGCACTACTCCGACAAGGACACGCTGCTGGCCGACGCGATCGACTCCGCCCTCGCGGGGGACGGTGCGGCGCTGCCGCCGCTGATGGAGCTCATCGAGACCGACGCGATCGCGGCGATCGTGGCCTACCTCGGGCACTTCGAGGGAAACATCGACGTCTACGCGCGGGTGTTCGGGCCGCACGGCTCGCTCGTGGCCGTGGCGCGGCTGCAGCAGCACGTCCAGGGCCTCGCGCGCGAGGGGATCGAGTCCTCGCGCACCCAGGTCTTCGACGGCATGCCGATCGACGTCGCCGCGGCCGGGATCGCCGGGTCGGTGGTCGCCGTCGTGGGCGCCTGGATCGCGATGGAGCCGCGGCCGGGGCTCGACGTCGCGGCGGCCTGGATCTGGCGCGTGCTGCTCGGGCCGGGGGCGGAGCAGGGTGGCGCGGATCCCGGGTGCGGGTCGGCGTGA
- a CDS encoding alpha-L-fucosidase yields MTERTTRTRRRAVTAALITSALPLSLTTALAAAPPAAADTELPDYDASPASLNSHPLPEWFDDAKFGIFIHWGAYSVPAWAAGEDDHGGENYAEWYGKYMTNPESAFYRYHRDTYGEDYDYDQFLEDWDPAQFDPDAWVDTIADAGARYVVLTSKHHDGIALWDSPTGRDTVDRGPGRDLAGELMGAVREDGRLKAGFYYSLLEWWHAGAPNAEQRTNPYTGEQLPYTGIDLPAGSDYVADYMHPQIEDLIDSYDPDILWCDGEWDVDAATWDMGGVVADFYNQAKNRDVPKEVVVTDRCKIDQGRDDPEELDFQTPEYEVRSEIETSKWESSRGIGRSYGYNQRETDADYQTADEIVDSLVDIVSKNGNLLLNIGPRADGTIPEIQQERLAQVGEWLEVNGDAIYGTSYWQRAEEPASATDVRYTMGDDTLYATALDWPEDELTLGGDLPFTAATTVSLLGSDAQVPWSRAADGAIVLDTSGLEPSNDIAHSFAISTPGTDPLLRAELSESVEATAGTTASTTLRLANPSGDAVDDLELNLAAPPGWRIEQPRVEVPRIDRRSFVEVPISLTPLVGAGDGQLRVQVSGGTAQELVFPVSTTKLNLAEGRPARQSTTYTEPGSDNGAARAVDGSRTSGLASTADEDQGVAWWEVDLEDVTDLGEVRLFNREDCCTERLADLTVSVSSEPFPARPLTADELAADGVVTVPFEGRVDAAPSGSVVELPDGAQGKHVRVQLGAAGVPLNLMEVEVAPGLPSSAPFVDVGPDALFGQDIAWLVETGIATGWPLPDGTAEFRPLEPVARDAMAAFLFRLIGDDAYTAPTESPFADVAPGDQFYREITWLSAQGIATGWPGGAGEKPHFRPLDPIGRDAMAAFLHRAAGRPAVTPPAASPFTDVAPGVAYYDEIVWLTQNGVATGWVGNDGTSVFQPLAPIARDATAAFLRRFDGVVQGATATS; encoded by the coding sequence GTGACCGAACGCACCACGAGGACGAGGCGCCGGGCGGTGACCGCCGCGCTGATCACCTCGGCTCTGCCGCTGTCGCTGACGACCGCGCTCGCCGCAGCGCCACCCGCAGCGGCCGACACCGAACTCCCCGACTACGACGCGAGCCCCGCCTCGCTCAACTCCCACCCCCTGCCGGAGTGGTTCGACGACGCCAAGTTCGGCATCTTCATCCACTGGGGTGCCTACTCGGTCCCCGCCTGGGCGGCCGGGGAGGACGACCACGGCGGCGAGAACTACGCCGAGTGGTACGGCAAGTACATGACGAACCCGGAGAGTGCCTTCTACCGCTACCACCGCGACACCTACGGCGAGGACTACGACTACGACCAGTTCCTCGAGGACTGGGACCCGGCGCAGTTCGATCCGGACGCGTGGGTCGACACGATCGCCGACGCCGGAGCGCGCTACGTCGTGCTGACGAGCAAGCACCACGACGGCATCGCGCTGTGGGACTCGCCCACGGGCCGCGACACCGTCGACCGGGGGCCGGGCCGCGACCTCGCCGGAGAGCTCATGGGTGCGGTGCGCGAGGACGGGCGGCTGAAGGCGGGCTTCTACTACTCGCTGCTGGAGTGGTGGCACGCGGGTGCCCCCAACGCGGAGCAGCGGACGAACCCCTACACCGGCGAGCAGCTGCCGTACACCGGGATCGACCTGCCCGCGGGGAGCGACTACGTCGCGGACTACATGCATCCGCAGATCGAGGACCTGATCGACTCCTACGACCCGGACATCCTGTGGTGCGACGGGGAGTGGGACGTCGACGCCGCGACCTGGGACATGGGCGGCGTGGTCGCCGACTTCTACAACCAGGCCAAGAACCGCGACGTGCCCAAGGAGGTCGTGGTCACCGACCGCTGCAAGATCGACCAGGGGCGCGATGATCCCGAGGAGCTGGACTTCCAGACGCCCGAGTACGAGGTCCGGAGCGAGATCGAGACCAGCAAGTGGGAGTCGAGCCGCGGGATCGGGAGGTCGTACGGCTACAACCAGCGAGAGACCGACGCCGACTACCAGACGGCGGACGAGATCGTCGACAGCCTCGTCGACATCGTCAGCAAGAACGGCAACCTGCTGCTCAACATCGGCCCGAGAGCTGACGGGACGATCCCCGAGATCCAGCAGGAGCGGCTCGCGCAGGTCGGGGAGTGGCTCGAGGTGAACGGCGACGCGATCTATGGGACCTCCTACTGGCAGCGTGCGGAGGAGCCCGCGAGCGCGACCGACGTCCGGTACACGATGGGCGACGACACGCTCTACGCCACGGCGCTCGACTGGCCCGAGGACGAGCTGACGCTCGGTGGCGACCTGCCCTTCACCGCCGCGACCACCGTCTCCCTGCTCGGCTCGGACGCCCAGGTCCCGTGGTCCCGCGCGGCGGACGGTGCGATCGTGCTCGACACCTCCGGTCTCGAGCCGTCCAACGACATCGCCCACAGCTTCGCCATCTCCACCCCCGGGACCGACCCGCTCCTGCGGGCCGAGCTCAGCGAGAGCGTCGAGGCCACGGCCGGGACGACGGCGTCGACCACGCTGCGGCTGGCCAACCCGTCCGGCGACGCCGTCGACGACCTCGAGCTGAACCTCGCCGCTCCCCCGGGGTGGCGGATCGAGCAGCCTCGTGTCGAGGTGCCGCGCATCGATCGCCGCTCGTTCGTGGAGGTCCCGATCTCCCTGACCCCGCTGGTGGGCGCCGGTGACGGTCAGCTCCGCGTGCAGGTCAGCGGCGGGACGGCCCAGGAGCTGGTCTTCCCCGTCTCGACCACGAAGCTCAACCTCGCGGAGGGGCGACCGGCACGTCAGTCCACCACGTACACCGAGCCGGGTTCGGACAACGGTGCGGCACGCGCGGTCGACGGCAGCCGGACCAGCGGCCTGGCCAGCACGGCTGACGAGGACCAGGGTGTCGCCTGGTGGGAGGTCGATCTCGAGGACGTCACCGACCTCGGCGAGGTTCGCCTCTTCAACCGCGAGGACTGCTGCACCGAGCGGCTGGCCGACCTCACGGTGTCGGTGTCCTCCGAGCCCTTCCCCGCGCGCCCGCTGACGGCCGACGAGCTCGCGGCCGACGGTGTCGTGACGGTTCCGTTCGAGGGACGCGTGGACGCGGCGCCGTCGGGGAGCGTGGTCGAGCTGCCCGACGGGGCGCAGGGGAAGCACGTGCGGGTCCAGCTCGGTGCTGCCGGTGTACCGCTGAACCTCATGGAGGTCGAGGTGGCTCCCGGCCTGCCGTCCTCGGCCCCGTTCGTCGATGTCGGTCCGGACGCGCTCTTCGGCCAGGACATCGCCTGGCTGGTCGAGACCGGGATCGCAACGGGATGGCCGCTGCCCGACGGGACGGCGGAGTTCCGTCCGCTGGAACCCGTCGCGCGTGACGCGATGGCCGCGTTCCTGTTCCGGCTGATCGGTGACGACGCGTACACGGCGCCCACCGAGTCCCCCTTCGCCGATGTCGCGCCGGGTGACCAGTTCTACCGCGAGATCACGTGGCTGTCGGCGCAGGGGATCGCGACCGGCTGGCCGGGCGGCGCGGGGGAGAAGCCGCACTTCCGCCCGCTGGATCCGATCGGACGTGACGCGATGGCGGCGTTCCTCCATCGCGCCGCCGGCCGACCTGCGGTGACGCCGCCCGCGGCGTCGCCGTTCACCGACGTCGCACCGGGGGTGGCGTACTACGACGAGATCGTCTGGCTCACCCAGAACGGCGTCGCCACGGGGTGGGTGGGCAACGACGGCACGAGCGTCTTCCAGCCGCTCGCACCGATCGCCCGCGATGCGACGGCGGCGTTCCTCCGCCGGTTCGACGGTGTCGTGCAGGGGGCGACGGCGACGTCGTGA
- a CDS encoding PLP-dependent aminotransferase family protein, which translates to MTNGSSDRIHAELAAWVAAAPAGTRLPSSRTLSARHGASPVTVQKVLHRLAAAGLVESRPGVGTFVRRRAPRGPVDLGWQSAALGAPHVRYPRASPTQRSADPDAVALHSGYPVSDLLPAAAVRAALARAARSEASVRRAPAAGLLELRAWFAADLAGDGGFGTAASPVSARDVLVLPGSQSGLSAIFRAIVGRDRPLVVESPTYWGAVVAAAQAGVELVPVPSGPHGPDPEEVASAMDRTGARAFYAQPTWSNPHGARWSDDRARAVLDVVRARSAFLVEDDWAHDFGIDAQARPLARMDDGGHVIHLRSLTKSLSPAVRVGAVIARGPARDRIEADLAAGTMYVSGVLQAAALDVVTQPAWRTHLRALGPRLRARRDGLLAALRTHLPEAAVDHVPTGGLSLWVRLPEGTDLEKLTRAAAARRVLIAPGDEWFPAEPSGPHIRLTYSGPEPERYPSAVAAIAEALREQRG; encoded by the coding sequence ATGACCAACGGTAGCAGCGACCGGATCCACGCCGAGCTCGCTGCCTGGGTCGCGGCCGCGCCGGCGGGGACCAGGCTGCCCTCGAGCCGCACCCTGAGCGCCCGCCACGGGGCGAGCCCGGTCACGGTGCAGAAGGTGCTGCACCGGCTCGCCGCGGCCGGACTGGTCGAGAGCCGGCCGGGCGTGGGCACGTTCGTGCGCCGTCGTGCGCCCCGCGGTCCGGTCGACCTCGGCTGGCAGAGCGCCGCGCTCGGCGCGCCCCACGTGCGCTACCCGCGCGCGTCGCCGACGCAGCGCTCGGCGGATCCCGACGCCGTCGCGCTGCACTCGGGCTACCCCGTGAGCGACCTGCTGCCCGCCGCCGCGGTCCGGGCGGCGCTGGCGCGCGCCGCGCGCTCGGAGGCGTCGGTGCGCCGCGCACCCGCGGCGGGCCTGCTCGAGCTGCGCGCGTGGTTCGCGGCGGATCTCGCCGGGGACGGCGGCTTCGGCACCGCCGCCTCCCCGGTCTCGGCCCGCGACGTCCTCGTCCTCCCCGGCAGCCAGAGCGGTCTGAGCGCGATCTTCCGCGCGATCGTCGGGCGCGACCGGCCGCTCGTGGTCGAGTCGCCGACCTACTGGGGTGCCGTCGTCGCCGCGGCGCAGGCCGGTGTCGAGCTCGTGCCCGTGCCCAGCGGTCCGCACGGGCCCGACCCCGAGGAGGTCGCGAGCGCGATGGACCGCACCGGGGCCCGGGCCTTCTACGCGCAGCCGACGTGGTCCAACCCGCACGGGGCGCGGTGGAGCGACGACCGTGCGCGGGCGGTGCTCGACGTCGTGCGCGCCCGCTCGGCGTTCCTCGTCGAGGACGACTGGGCGCACGACTTCGGCATCGACGCGCAGGCCCGTCCGCTCGCCCGGATGGACGACGGCGGTCACGTCATCCACCTGCGCTCGCTCACCAAGAGCCTGTCCCCGGCCGTGCGGGTCGGTGCGGTCATCGCGCGCGGTCCGGCGCGCGACCGCATCGAGGCGGACCTCGCCGCGGGGACCATGTACGTCAGCGGGGTGCTGCAGGCGGCGGCGCTCGACGTCGTGACCCAGCCCGCCTGGCGCACCCACCTGCGCGCCCTGGGCCCGCGGCTGCGCGCCCGCCGCGACGGTCTGCTCGCCGCGCTGCGGACGCACCTGCCCGAGGCGGCGGTCGACCACGTGCCCACCGGCGGCCTCAGCCTGTGGGTCCGGCTGCCCGAGGGCACCGACCTGGAGAAGCTGACCCGGGCGGCAGCTGCGCGGCGCGTGCTCATCGCACCGGGCGACGAGTGGTTCCCGGCCGAGCCCTCGGGGCCGCACATCAGGCTCACCTACTCGGGGCCCGAGCCGGAGCGCTACCCGAGCGCGGTCGCCGCGATCGCGGAGGCGCTGCGGGAGCAGCGGGGCTGA
- a CDS encoding MMPL family transporter — protein sequence MARLLFRIGRYASAHAVRFILGWVAVLAVAAGSFLAFGGTLATSFDIPGTETSRVTQEIADEVGGSTGATGTVVFHSSDDAALTPEQQADISATLAEIGELDGVAAVVDPFATEAERAAQAEQLAAGQAQIAQLPADQQAAAGAPVLEAGQRLLDAAAELRTVSEDGTAALGTVIFEQTAFELPAEVKESVVEAAQDASIDGVEVDVSSAIATEVAGLLGPGEIIGVIVALIVLVVMFRALLPAFTPLASSIVGVGVGVAGAMAASDVVEMSNVTPVLGVMLGLAVGIDYSLFIMSRHRRQLLAGMDLRESIGLANGTAGNAVVFAGSTVIVALLALNVTGINFLGVMGSVGAVCVLVAVLVSVTLTPALLGLLGTRVLSRRARRTVGHTHHTDTTPTPMRTSRAVAGGLVGILALLVIAIPALDMRLGLPDGSTEPTDTTAYRAYETTAREFGAGADGPLVVSTRLAEPATEETLTLVQADLADELMAWDAVAAVAPAGVSPDLDFMIFQVIPTDGPSSESTEELVHDLRAASPLDDGTELGVAGAASGNIDVSDRLSDALPVYLAVVVGLSLIILVLVFRSLLVPLIATAGYVLSLVAAFGAIVAVYQWGWLSGVFGVETPGPVLSFAPIIIMGVLFGLAMDYQLFLVSGMREAYVHGTPARAAVVAGRRSGRAVVTAAAIIMVSVFGGFVFSHLAMVRPLGFGLAIGVLFDAFVVRMLIVPALMHLFGDRAWWLPRWLDRILPNVDVEGSALERSHPVPGETHAGGAAAGDGERAADTDGPVPAGHGRHTG from the coding sequence GTGGCACGTCTCCTCTTCCGGATCGGTCGGTACGCCTCGGCGCACGCTGTCCGCTTCATCCTCGGCTGGGTCGCGGTGCTCGCCGTGGCCGCCGGCTCCTTCCTCGCGTTCGGCGGCACGCTCGCCACCAGCTTCGACATCCCCGGCACGGAGACCTCCCGCGTCACGCAGGAGATCGCCGACGAGGTCGGCGGCAGCACCGGCGCCACCGGCACGGTCGTCTTCCACAGCTCCGACGACGCCGCGCTCACCCCCGAGCAGCAGGCGGACATCTCCGCGACGCTCGCGGAGATCGGTGAGCTCGACGGCGTCGCCGCCGTCGTCGACCCCTTCGCCACCGAGGCCGAGCGCGCGGCGCAGGCGGAGCAGCTCGCCGCCGGCCAGGCGCAGATCGCCCAGCTCCCGGCGGACCAGCAGGCCGCCGCCGGGGCCCCCGTGCTCGAGGCCGGTCAGCGCCTCCTCGACGCCGCCGCCGAGCTGCGCACGGTGTCGGAGGACGGCACGGCCGCGCTCGGGACCGTCATCTTCGAGCAGACGGCCTTCGAGCTGCCCGCCGAGGTCAAGGAGTCGGTGGTCGAGGCCGCGCAGGACGCGTCGATCGACGGCGTGGAGGTCGACGTCTCCTCCGCCATCGCCACCGAGGTGGCGGGGCTGCTCGGACCGGGCGAGATCATCGGCGTGATCGTCGCGCTCATCGTCCTCGTGGTCATGTTCCGCGCGCTCCTGCCCGCGTTCACGCCGCTGGCGTCCTCGATCGTGGGCGTCGGGGTCGGCGTGGCCGGCGCGATGGCGGCCTCCGACGTCGTGGAGATGTCCAACGTGACGCCGGTCCTCGGCGTGATGCTCGGCCTCGCGGTCGGCATCGACTACTCGCTGTTCATCATGAGCCGGCACCGCCGGCAGCTGCTCGCCGGCATGGACCTGCGCGAGTCCATCGGGCTGGCGAACGGCACGGCGGGCAACGCCGTCGTCTTCGCCGGCTCGACCGTGATCGTCGCGCTGCTCGCCCTGAACGTCACCGGGATCAACTTCCTGGGCGTCATGGGCAGCGTGGGTGCGGTCTGCGTGCTCGTGGCGGTGCTCGTCTCGGTGACGCTGACCCCCGCGCTGCTCGGGCTGCTCGGCACACGCGTCCTCAGCCGCCGTGCGCGCCGCACGGTCGGTCACACGCACCACACCGACACCACGCCGACGCCGATGCGCACCTCGCGCGCCGTCGCCGGCGGTCTCGTGGGGATCCTCGCGCTCCTGGTCATCGCGATCCCGGCCCTCGACATGCGCCTGGGGCTGCCGGACGGCTCGACCGAGCCGACCGACACCACCGCGTACCGCGCCTACGAGACCACCGCCCGCGAGTTCGGCGCGGGCGCCGACGGTCCCCTCGTCGTCTCCACGCGGCTCGCCGAGCCCGCGACGGAGGAGACGCTCACCCTGGTCCAGGCCGACCTGGCCGACGAGCTGATGGCGTGGGACGCCGTCGCGGCCGTCGCCCCGGCCGGCGTCTCGCCCGACCTGGACTTCATGATCTTCCAGGTCATCCCGACGGACGGTCCCTCGAGCGAGTCGACCGAGGAGCTGGTGCACGACCTGCGCGCGGCCTCACCCCTGGACGACGGCACCGAGCTCGGCGTGGCCGGTGCCGCGAGCGGCAACATCGACGTCTCCGACCGACTGTCGGACGCCCTCCCGGTCTACCTGGCCGTCGTCGTCGGGCTCTCGCTGATCATCCTGGTCCTCGTGTTCCGCTCGCTCCTGGTGCCGCTCATCGCGACGGCGGGCTACGTGCTCTCCCTCGTGGCGGCGTTCGGTGCGATCGTGGCGGTATACCAGTGGGGCTGGCTCAGCGGCGTCTTCGGCGTCGAGACCCCCGGACCGGTGCTGAGCTTCGCGCCGATCATCATCATGGGCGTGCTGTTCGGGCTGGCGATGGACTACCAGCTGTTCCTCGTCTCGGGGATGCGCGAGGCGTACGTCCACGGGACGCCGGCCCGCGCCGCGGTCGTGGCCGGCCGCCGGAGCGGACGCGCCGTCGTCACGGCCGCCGCGATCATCATGGTCTCGGTCTTCGGCGGGTTCGTGTTCTCGCACCTGGCGATGGTCCGCCCGCTCGGGTTCGGGCTCGCGATCGGCGTCCTGTTCGACGCGTTCGTGGTGCGCATGCTGATCGTCCCGGCGCTCATGCACCTGTTCGGTGACAGGGCGTGGTGGCTGCCGCGCTGGCTCGACCGCATCCTGCCGAACGTCGACGTCGAGGGTTCGGCCCTCGAGCGCAGCCACCCGGTGCCCGGCGAGACCCACGCTGGCGGCGCCGCGGCGGGCGACGGCGAGCGGGCCGCCGACACCGACGGCCCTGTCCCCGCGGGCCACGGCAGGCACACGGGCTGA
- a CDS encoding SDR family NAD(P)-dependent oxidoreductase, with protein sequence MRATPPDRTGSTVVVTGGTGGLGYFTAERLASTGAHVVITARDGERGRRAAASIARHVPGASVDVVALDLTDPDSVAAAADVLTALDRIDALVLNAGSTQPPRERTLTADGIEVTMAANVVGHAALVGHLWPTLTADRTSTGPTTPPATPPVRIVGLGSLATRIVGFDVAALVADHAYHPFATYARTKHVVHAFISELARRDCGAGVQALLAHPGYAVDALSPARPGIVVPGRFERLPIAQGKHDGARPTLRAVLDPSLPDGAMVGPRWTTRGAPVLTTPVASSTTPEAGAAVWDLLSGWTRGALPRTLPVPTR encoded by the coding sequence ATGCGCGCGACTCCTCCCGACCGCACCGGCTCGACCGTCGTCGTCACCGGGGGCACCGGCGGTCTCGGCTACTTCACGGCCGAGCGCCTCGCCTCGACGGGCGCGCACGTCGTCATCACCGCGCGCGACGGCGAGCGCGGCCGCCGCGCCGCCGCCTCGATCGCGCGGCACGTGCCGGGGGCGAGCGTCGACGTCGTCGCCCTCGACCTCACCGATCCCGACTCCGTCGCCGCGGCCGCCGACGTGCTCACCGCCCTCGACCGCATCGACGCGCTCGTCCTCAACGCCGGCTCCACGCAGCCGCCGCGCGAGCGCACCCTCACCGCGGACGGCATCGAGGTGACGATGGCGGCGAACGTCGTGGGGCACGCGGCGCTCGTCGGACACCTGTGGCCCACCCTCACCGCCGACCGCACGTCCACGGGCCCGACGACGCCACCCGCCACCCCGCCGGTCCGCATCGTCGGTCTCGGCAGCCTCGCCACGCGCATCGTCGGCTTCGACGTCGCGGCTCTCGTCGCCGATCACGCCTACCACCCGTTCGCGACCTACGCGCGGACGAAGCACGTGGTGCACGCCTTCATCAGCGAGCTCGCCCGACGCGACTGCGGCGCCGGGGTGCAGGCGCTGCTCGCGCACCCGGGCTACGCCGTCGACGCCCTCTCGCCCGCCCGGCCTGGGATCGTCGTCCCGGGGCGGTTCGAGCGCCTCCCGATCGCCCAGGGCAAGCACGACGGCGCGCGCCCCACCCTGCGCGCCGTCCTCGACCCGAGCCTGCCCGACGGCGCGATGGTCGGCCCGCGCTGGACCACGCGGGGCGCCCCGGTGCTCACCACGCCCGTCGCCTCGAGCACGACGCCGGAGGCCGGCGCCGCCGTGTGGGACCTGCTGTCGGGGTGGACCCGCGGCGCGCTCCCGCGCACCCTGCCGGTCCCGACCCGCTGA
- a CDS encoding alpha/beta hydrolase family protein — MNRRRLLTLLGLAGVGGLAACAPRAAAPGDPGDAVALEPVRIDYGDDPSQYAELTLPEGAAKGVVVVIHGGFWRAQYDASLGRPLAASLAEQGWVAWNLEYRRVGGGGGYPATFDDVAAGIDALAQVPDLDLGTVITLGHSAGGHLAVWAAGRAALPTGGDGDAGERAAGWGDPAVVVTAAVPQAGVLDLAGAVRDGVGGSAVTDLIGGGPDSTAFADRYPLTDPTMQLPLDVPVRAVHGRADTIVPLRQSADYVRAASAAGADAELVEVEGDHFVVIDPGSPAWRTTLEVLEGLRG; from the coding sequence ATGAACCGCCGTCGCCTCCTGACCCTCCTCGGCCTCGCGGGTGTCGGCGGTCTGGCGGCGTGCGCGCCGCGTGCCGCCGCCCCGGGTGACCCGGGCGACGCCGTCGCCCTCGAGCCGGTGCGCATCGACTACGGCGACGACCCCTCGCAGTACGCCGAGCTGACGCTTCCCGAGGGCGCAGCCAAGGGCGTCGTCGTCGTGATCCACGGCGGCTTCTGGCGTGCGCAGTACGACGCGTCGCTCGGCCGACCGCTCGCGGCCTCGCTCGCCGAGCAGGGCTGGGTGGCGTGGAACCTGGAGTACCGCCGCGTGGGCGGTGGCGGCGGCTACCCGGCCACGTTCGACGACGTCGCCGCGGGGATCGACGCGCTCGCGCAGGTGCCCGACCTCGACCTCGGCACCGTCATCACGCTGGGCCACTCGGCCGGCGGGCACCTCGCGGTGTGGGCCGCGGGGCGGGCGGCGCTGCCGACGGGCGGTGACGGTGACGCGGGTGAGCGAGCTGCGGGCTGGGGCGATCCCGCCGTCGTCGTCACGGCCGCGGTGCCGCAGGCCGGCGTGCTCGACCTCGCGGGCGCGGTGCGCGACGGCGTCGGGGGCAGCGCCGTCACGGACCTGATCGGGGGCGGGCCGGACTCGACCGCGTTCGCCGATCGCTACCCGCTCACCGACCCGACGATGCAGCTGCCCCTGGACGTGCCGGTGCGCGCCGTGCACGGGCGCGCGGACACGATCGTGCCGCTGCGTCAGTCCGCCGACTACGTGCGGGCGGCGAGCGCGGCGGGCGCCGACGCCGAGCTGGTCGAGGTCGAGGGGGACCACTTCGTGGTGATCGACCCCGGCAGCCCGGCCTGGCGCACCACGCTGGAGGTGCTCGAGGGCCTGCGGGGCTGA
- a CDS encoding class I SAM-dependent methyltransferase: protein MSFDDPRLVDLYDLDNPDGPDHDHYRALADEIDARRILDLGCGTGMLTVSFARPGREVIGVDPSTAMLAVARRRPGGERVTWVEGDSRVLADPIGTRHTAGSAQPGGSDRPGGPAQPGGPVRPADYAVMTGNVAQHITDPAWERTLADLRGAVRDGATLAFESRNPARHAWEAWAAQPPSTRATSHGDLREWMTTTVLEEGAAGTRIRLDAHNVFEVGGEHVVESGELVFRDVALLERQLAGAGFAVEEVRGDFVGGSFDAASSPLIVVRARAV from the coding sequence ATGAGCTTCGACGACCCGCGCCTGGTGGACCTGTACGACCTCGACAACCCCGACGGACCCGATCACGACCACTACCGCGCGCTCGCCGACGAGATCGACGCCCGCCGCATCCTCGACCTCGGGTGCGGCACCGGCATGCTGACCGTCTCGTTCGCGCGGCCCGGTCGCGAGGTGATCGGCGTCGATCCGTCGACGGCGATGCTCGCCGTCGCGCGACGCCGCCCCGGTGGGGAGCGGGTCACCTGGGTGGAGGGTGACTCGCGCGTACTCGCCGACCCGATCGGCACCCGCCACACCGCCGGCTCCGCCCAGCCCGGCGGCTCCGACCGCCCCGGCGGCCCCGCCCAGCCCGGCGGCCCCGTCCGCCCCGCCGACTACGCCGTCATGACAGGGAACGTCGCGCAGCACATCACCGACCCGGCGTGGGAGCGCACGCTCGCCGACCTCCGCGGTGCGGTGCGCGACGGCGCGACCCTCGCGTTCGAGAGCCGCAACCCCGCGCGACACGCGTGGGAGGCGTGGGCGGCGCAGCCGCCGTCGACCCGCGCGACCTCCCACGGCGACCTGCGCGAGTGGATGACGACGACCGTCCTCGAGGAGGGCGCCGCCGGCACCCGGATCCGCCTCGACGCGCACAACGTGTTCGAGGTGGGTGGTGAGCACGTGGTCGAGTCCGGCGAGCTGGTGTTCCGCGACGTCGCACTGCTGGAGCGGCAGCTGGCCGGGGCAGGGTTCGCGGTCGAGGAGGTGCGGGGCGACTTCGTGGGCGGGAGCTTCGACGCGGCGTCCTCGCCGCTGATCGTGGTGCGTGCCCGGGCGGTGTGA